One Clostridium sp. CM027 genomic window carries:
- a CDS encoding biotin/lipoyl-containing protein, with the protein MDINILKKIINQMEQSSISYLEYKDSNISLKLAMQKKHNINDEIACAIKNKDIYLIKSKYVGIVKIIDNESHQPFVTLGQMVEVGDLLCVIEYLNLFIQIKSCVCGYVSEICVRNLSMIQYGEVLFKIVM; encoded by the coding sequence CAGTCATCAATTTCATATTTAGAATATAAAGATAGTAACATAAGTTTAAAACTTGCAATGCAAAAAAAACATAACATAAATGACGAAATTGCATGCGCTATAAAAAATAAAGATATTTATTTAATAAAATCAAAGTACGTTGGAATTGTAAAAATCATAGATAATGAAAGCCATCAACCATTTGTTACTCTAGGACAAATGGTTGAAGTAGGTGATTTATTGTGCGTTATAGAATATCTAAACTTGTTTATTCAAATAAAATCTTGTGTATGTGGATATGTTAGTGAAATATGTGTTAGAAATCTATCAATGATTCAATATGGCGAAGTTCTATTTAAGATTGTTATGTAA
- a CDS encoding helix-turn-helix transcriptional regulator, with product MDKIFSALADKSRRYLLDLLYEKNGQSLSELCSRLEMSRQAVSKHLLILENADIIVPIWRGREKIHYINTVPLRLISLRWINKFDEIRIEDLMELKGNLEK from the coding sequence ATGGATAAAATATTTAGTGCTCTTGCTGACAAGTCACGTCGTTACTTATTAGATCTGCTTTATGAAAAGAATGGTCAATCTCTTTCTGAACTATGTTCCCGGCTTGAAATGTCAAGACAGGCAGTATCAAAACATCTTTTAATACTAGAAAACGCCGATATTATAGTACCCATATGGAGGGGGAGAGAGAAGATTCATTATATTAATACTGTTCCATTAAGGCTAATTTCTTTGAGGTGGATAAATAAGTTTGATGAAATAAGAATTGAAGACTTGATGGAATTGAAAGGAAATCTTGAAAAATAA